The nucleotide window AGTCATCGCGCACAGCTGCGTGAACTATACCGGCACGCTCCTCAATCTCGGGTTCATCTATGTGTTTGCTTATGCACCCGGGACGTTGTGCATTGCTGGGAGCTGCAGAGCCAACACGGCCGAGCTTACGGATTGTCAAGGCAAGACTGACGTGATTTGGCCGATCCCGGGTATGCCCAGCCACCTTGGTTGCGTTGGATTCGGAGAAATTGCCGGATACGACGGCAGTTGCGGTGTGAGCACCCCCGTAACCCCAAGCACCTGGGGAAACATCAAGGCGCTCTACAAGTAATCACAGTCACTGCATAGTCTGAAGAAGCGGGGGGCTTGAAAAGCTCCCCGCTTTCTTCTATCGCACCGCGATTTCAACCTACAGTTTCAATGCCCCCTGTGGTAAAGTAAAAATCTGTTCAGTGTCTGTCGGGTGGGACAGGTTCTGATTTCTCTCTCGTTGTCCTGAAACAATCCTGGGAGGCAAATGATGAGCTTGATGCGTGGGAAAAGGTTTTTGTGCATGTCAGGGATCATCTTCTTGTTAGTCACTGCTCTCATAAGCTGCGCGAGGTATGGCTCAAGACCCAGGGTTTTTGTGCTGGGTCTGGATGGTGCCACATGGGACCTTCTTGAGCCATGGATGAAGGAAGGGAGCCTTCCGAACATTCAGCAGCTCGTAAACGACGGCGCATACGGGACCCTCAGGTCCATCGTTCCCCCGCTCTCCGCTCCGGCATGGACGACCGCCTTCACCGGCGTGAACCCTGGAAAGCACGGCATATTCGACTTCTCAAGAAGGCTGCCCGGGAGTCTCGTGTCTGTGAATGAGACTGCCCGTTCGAGAAGGGCGAAGCCGGTGTGGATGATTCTCAGCGAGAGAAAGAAGAAAGTCGGCGTTATGAACATCCCGCTAACCTGGCCGCCTGACGAAGTGAACGGCTTCATGATCAGTGGATTTCCGTATATTGAGTACCGAGGATACACCTATCCCAAAGAGCTCGAGGAAAAGATTCAGCCCTACCCGTTGGAGCGCCTGGGCGAAGAGCTCGTAGAGGGTTGGGAGAACGAAAAGCTCAAGGACATAGACAACCAGCGTGACGTGCTGGGCAAGCTTGTTCTGGAGAGCATGAAGAAGGAGAAATGGGACCTTTTCTGGGTCGTCTTCACAGGAAGCGACAGGGTCCAGCATTTCTACTGGAAGTTTATGGATAAGAATCATCCTCTTCACGATCCTGCGAAGGCAAAACTCTACGGCAACGCGATAAAGAACTATTGGATCGCGATGGACAGTATTGTGGGGCAGATTGTTTCTGAGCTTCCGCCCGGAACAATGCTCATGGTAATTTCCGATCACGGGTTCGGGCCGATTTACAGGGAAATAAACCTGTCGCGGTGGCTCCAGGTCTCTGGAATAAGCGACTGGCTGTCCCACGCGACGATGGGCCCCGTAATCATAACAAACGGCGTCACAAAATCCGTACTTTGGGGAGCGCACAAGGAGGGGTGGAAGGACTACGAAGAATTCAAGAACCTGTACAAGGAAAAACTGTCCTCCTTCAAGGACCCGGAAACCGGAAAACAGTTCTTCAGCGGAGTCTATAAGAGAGAAGAAGTCTTCGGCGGGAAGTACGTCGAAAGAGCCGCCGATATCATTGTTGTTGAAAACGACCCATTCTTCATGGGGCCAGGCTCCGAGAAAGAGAAGAATCTCGTTCAGCCTATCCTGAGCACCAGCTTTTCTGCATGGCACCGGCCGAATGGCATTTTCATTTTCAATGGGCGCGGCATAAGAAGAGGACATATCAGCGAAGGGGGAAACCTGGTGGATATCACTCCGACCATACTCTATTTTCTCAACGAGGGCGTTCCGGGAAGTATGGATGGAAAAGTCCTGACATGGACTGTGACCCCGGACTACCTCAAAGATAATCCGGTCAAGACCAGCAAAGAAGAGATAGAAGAGTCGGGTTCTGCTGAAGAAGATACGTTGACTGCAGAAGAGGCAGAGAAGCTCAAGTCAATTCCCTATCTCAAGTAAGGTTGCAGGGACTCTGTTTCAAGGCGTCTTCTCGCGGGCTCTCAGCTCCTCCTTTGCTTTCTCTATGTTCTTTCTTGCAAGCTCATTTGTGGGACTCATAGTGAGAAGCTGTTCCCACAATTTGATTGCCTCCTTAAGCTGGCCCTTTCTTGCGTACGCGGAGGCCAAATTGTTAATCACAAGAGCATTCGCCCGAGCCCTCTGAAGAAGTTTCGTATAGCCCGAGATCGCATCGTCAAGTCTTCCTTCCTGGAGAGCAAGTGTAGCAAAACCGTACGCTACCTCCAAACTCTCGGGCTCTTTCCGTTCTGCGGCTTCAAGTTTCTTTCTTGCTGCGGCGAAGTCTCCCTTCCTCGTATCCTCCATGGCAAGTCCAACGATCTCCCTGGCAGTCATTTCTCCAAGCGATGTACTCTTGCCGGCCTCCGGAAGCTCAAAGCCGGATCGTCTAAGAACGGTGATGTTATCCTGAGCTCCCCTGTGGCCTGGCCTCAAGAAGAGGGCTTTCCTGAACTCGTCATAGGCCTCCTGATAGTAGCCCAGATTGCTGAGCGAAACCCCCAGGGCATTGTGAGCGTCCGCCAGGTAAGGTGATTTCTCGACGGCCTTACTGCAAAGTGTGAATGTGCGGATGTTATCACCCCCGAGCTGATAGATGGCTCCAAGCCCCAAATAGGCGAACGCTTCAGTTGAGTCAATTTCGACTGCTCTCAGATACTGGGTTTTTGCCTCCTCAAGCGCCCCATCGTGCGCAAGCAAGGAGGCGGCACCCAATCTGGCCTCAATGTTCGTCCTGTCGAGTGAGATGGCTTTCTCAAAATGGGACACGGCCTGAGACAGTCTGTTTTCCATGGCATAGGACGCACCGAGAAGATAATTGTCTCTTGAAGGATTCTCCCCCGTCTTTCTTATCCCCTGCGGCAAAACAAAGAGAATGGCGCCGGCCAGGACTGCCCCGGCCAGAAGAAACACTCGTGTCCTCAGCAGGGTGTTCCTCCCGAAAGCTCTGACAAGAACAGTGCTTCCCACAACTGAAAAAGAAACAAGGCCAAAAAGCCGTTCTCCCGAGGATGTGAAGAAAAGTCCGTTTATGATCAGGGCCGAAAGAAACGCGAAGAAGACCGGGTCGGCCTTCTTGAGTTTGCCGGCTTGGGTGATAAGCCCGACGACGAAAAGAGGCATGAGAATCACGGACAGGTACAGGAGGTAGTGGATGAGCGGGGCCTCTCTTCCGAGGGAGAAGTAGAGACTCTCATTGACAGGAATCTCGTATGGTCCCAGAAAGAAGAAAACCTTTTTCAAGATAAGCCAGAGATGAGAGAGAGGCTCCTTCACAATTTCTCCGAGAGCCTGCCCGTACAAAAACAGGGAGACCCGATGCTCCTTGAGACTCAGACCCGAACTCCAGCGTGCCTGTTCGCCAATGGTTGCGGATTCCATCCGCCTGACAGTGAAAGGAACTCCATCGAGTCCCTTCTGATTTCCAAGGAAGAAATTCTCTCCCGAACCTGTGCTGGAGACCGCAAGTTCTCCATACCGATGATAGTTATTTACGAGAAGCGGGAGGGAGAGAGAAAGAACACCCAGGACGACAAGAACGAGCGCGAAGGCCTTTCTTTTTCTAGACGCAGCCCTGACAGCGAACAGGACATTGACGAGTCCAACGAGCAGGAGCGGCCATCCGTTCACCCAAAGAAGGTATGCAAGAGAAGAGAAAATCCCAAAGAATAGAAAATAGGCGAGTCTCCCGGTTTTCCTGCCCTTCAGAAGCAGAAGCGTGAGGACTCCGCCCAGAAATGACAGAAGAGAGAATGGAAGAGACTTCCCCTCGAAGAAGAGCTCGCTCCCTGAAGCTGCTACAAACAAACCGGCTACAAGCCCTGCCGCACTGGAATGAAACTCCGCTCCAACCAGATATGTTACAAGGGTAAGCCCTACCCCGAGGACATGAGAAACGAGCTGACTTGCCTGAGGATCGGGGATGGCCCTTGCCAAGAGAGAGATGTACGACGCGTAGAAGGAGGAAAGAGAAGATGGACTGCCCCCTTCGGCTCCGGCGACCTCGCCGGCCTTTGCCTTGTATAGGAATTCCTGATAGCCCGGAGGTGCCGCCGTACTCCTGGCTTGATAGAAGAAGACTGCCCTGACTCCGACCGCAATCAGCAGCAGTACGACGACAAGGACCTTATGTCTCCTGGACACGGGCTAGAACGCCAGCCTCCTTCTCTCCTCTGTGATTTTCTCTATGAGGGCGGGATCTGTGGTGAGCTTGAGACTCTTCTCCACTTCCCTGAGAGCCTTGCTTTTCATTCCCAGTGAAGCATAAACGATTGAAAGATGATAATGCACTTCGGCATTGTCTGGATCCAGCTCTGCCGCCTTCTTGATGTACTTGAGAGCCTCTTCTTTTTTCCCGAGCTTGAGTTTGACCCATCCGGCTGTATCCAGGTTTGTAGCGATCCTGGACAGCCTGACCGCCTTCATGGCAAGCTCCTCAGCCACATTCAGTGAATCGCCCTTTTCGGAAAGAAGCCAGGCGAGATTGTTCATGGCATCCGTGTACCAGGGGTCAAAACGGAGGATTTGCCTGTACTCCTCGATAGCCCTGTCCTCCATACCGGCCCCGGCATACAAAAGCGCAAGATTGTATCTGACGAGGGAGTTTTCCGGGTGAAAGCTGAGGATATTTTGCCAGTAGTATGCCGCACTGTCGGCTTCCCCAAGCCTGAAGAATGAGAGACCGGTGTTGCTCATCGCTGCTTCTCTTTCGTAAAACGTCCCCGTCCTGATGCTCGCTCTGAAGTATGAGAGCGCCTCCTCTATCTTTCCTTCTTCCAGAAGAAAATTCCCTCTCTCTCTGAGACTCCTTGACAGGAGACCTTTCACAAGACAGTCGTTGGGGGCAAGAGCGAGACTTCTCCAGAGCCCGCCGTTTCCTTCCGCGTCCAGAGCGGAGGGGGTGGTAAGGGTTGAAATAGCCGTCCTCCTGCCTTCCAGATATGAAGCGAAAGTCTCTTCGGTCATCCCTTCCGGCATAGTGCTCAGGTAGAATGATACAGGCTCAGCCCAATCGAACAGTCTAGAGAGATTTCCTATGTCAGTTTTGGCATACATGTTCTTCGGAGCGCTGTATTCCAAAGTGAGATGGTCATCAGTCACAACCGTTCTCTTTCCTTTGAGGTATCCAGGGAGTGCTCTCGAGCCAAAGATGAAGTTTGAAATAAATGCAACCGGAGTATTGAGTCCGAGTCTGAAGAGATCCTCACTCACAAGGTTCGTCGAGAGCCCGCGGCTCAGATCTGCGAAATCGATTGTGAGAGGTTTCCCCGAGCCAATGAGGAAGAGGTCCGATCTTCCGGACATCCAGACCATCACCTCAGGGAACGTAAGGTTGAAGGTATAGAGAATATCTTTGAGGTCGCTTTCCGACATCTGATATATGTGGACCCACTGACACATGATGCCGTCCGGTCTGAGATGCTCCTTGGCAAGCTCGAAGAATTCATGGGTGAAAAGAGTCCCTATGCCGGCGATCCAGGGATTGGAGGGTTCCGAAATAAGACAGTCGAACTTCTCCTTCGATAGAAAAAGAAAGTTCCGTCCGTCGTCTTCGACAAGTTGGAAGCGCGGATCTCCGAGAAAATTTCGCCGGGGCGGGTTAAAGAATGATGCGGACTTGAGAAGACCGGGGATAATTTCGGCACAGACAACTCTCTTTACCGGATGGTGAAGAACCGAGTTGGCGGTCATCCCGCTTCCCAGCCCTATGACAAGTACATCCTCCGGGTGCTTGTGAAGAAGAATAGGAGCGTGGGCACTAAGCTTCTGGGTGATTTCATCGGCTCCGGTTGATGCGTCAGTCTTGCCGTTTATTCTGAGAAACGTCGCCCCCTCGCTTCTCCAGACAGAGACAGTCGCTTCGGGGCTTTCTTCAAAGAAGAGCAGCCTCTGTGATGCGAGGGACTCCTTCAGGTCGCTCAATCCCTTATAGTCAGGCGCATAAACGTACAGACCGCTATCCATGAGTCCCTTGTCCCAGGGTCTCAACGCAAGCGGAAGGAGAATGGCCATGACCGATAGAGCGGCCAGTCCGCCGGCGTATTGTCTTGGACGCGTGACCAACTTGATTCTTGGCGCCAGAAGAAGCGAGCCCAGCAAGAGAAAAACAGCCGAAATGAATATGAGGCTAGATTGTTTTCCCAGGGCGGGGACAAGGAGAAACCCGGCAGCCAGCGAGCCGAGCACGGCGCCGACCGTGTTTGCGGCGTAGAGTACCCCTATCCGTTTTCCAAGATGGTCCAACCTTCCGCAAAAAGCCCGGGCCGCCAAAGGAAAGGTCCCGCCGAGGAAAAAGGTCGGAAGTATCATTATCAGAAAGCTTATGGAAAACCTGAGGACGGTTTGCGAACTCCACTGCGGACCAAAGAATCCAAAAAGCTTGAAGAAGAGAATAGGCAGGATTCCAAAAACAGGGATTGTGGCAAGCACCAAGCATCCGACGCCTAGTTGAAGACATCCGAGTAGGATGATCGGATTTGCCTCCTTGAGCCTCCCAGCTGCTGAAATGACCCAACTGCCAAGAGCAAGTCCGAAGAGGAAGGTTGTCAGCATTGCCGAGAAAGCATATACGGTCGTCCCGAGCACTCCGCAGAGCAGTTTTGTCCAGACGACTTCAAGCGCAAGCGCCCCGAAGCCTGAGATTCCGTAAGCAAGGGGCACAAGCCATTCTGTGGATTGAGCGGACCAGATGGTTTTCGCGTTACCAGCGGGTCGCACTAAAGACTCGCTACCGGGGGGAGCCGCGGCCGATGCTCGGGCAGGCTCGTCCTGAACAGAAGGCAGAATATGCTTGTCAACTTCTTGTTTCCCGTCACCTACGTCCGCAGCTGTTAGTGGCCTGCGGGACGAAGCGAGAACAAAGGCACATATGGCGATTGCGATATTCAAGAACACTGCGGTCAGCGTCGTATTTCTGAGTCCGAAGGCAGGAATCAGCAGGTACCCCGATGTGAAGGTGCCTGCGACCGCACCCAGAGTGTTCACAGCGTAAAGCAAGCCGGGTTTCGTCAGGAGTTCTCCTCTCTTCCTGACGAAGCACTTTATGAGAACAGGGAGGGTGCCGCCCATCAGACTCGCTGGAACGAGTAAGACAAGGAAGGTCGAGAAAAATCTCAATGAAGTCATGAAAGCAGGGCTCTGGCTGATTCCCGAGTAGGAATGGACGTAGAGTTTTCCCAAGAGCGATAGAAAGAAAGGAAGCAGTACGGCCCAGATGCCAATACCTATTTCGAGTACGCCGTAAGTAAGCAGGTAATTGATTTTTCTGTCCGCCACTCTTCCAATCACGTAACTTCCCAGCGCAAGTCCGCACATGAAGGCAGCCAGGACGGTGGAAATTGCGTACGAGGTCCCGCCGAAAATGAGAACTAGCTGCCGGGTCCAGACGACCTCATAGACAAGGGATGTCGCACCGGAGAAGAAAAACAGGAAAAGAGCGGACTTCTCAAGAGAGTTTTTTCTCACAGAGCCGGAGGATACCAGATGGGTGGACGGGAGTCAAAAACCTTGGTGTCGAATCGTACTTCTGTCGGTTATCTCCCCCGGAGAACTGAAAAGCGGATTCTGAATCAGAAATTGTCTCACTTGCACCGCAAAGTTTGCCGTTTACATCGTTGAACCCACGGCTTAATATTTACTCCTCGAGCAGGCGCGAGTATCAGGGTGCCGTGTCGAGGGGCACCTACACATACCAAGGTATAGCCGGGACTGCACACTGGTTCCGGTTGTCAGCAGCATAGAGTCCCGGGATGTGTTTAGGCTGGGATAGTTTCTCGAAAGGAGGCAGTTCGTATATGAAGACGTATGGAAAGATTGCTCTTCTTCTGCTTCTTGTTCTTCTTTCGTGCCAGGCTACAAAAGGAAAGGTTGTTGCCACTGTCGGAGACAGGAAAATCCTGGCGGGTGACCTTGAGGAAGAATATCTCAAATGGGCGAAAGAAGGCCGCATCGAAAAGAAGGACGAGGAGAGCGTGAAATCTCTTCTTGAAACAATGATAAACAGGGACCTCCTTTTTCTTGCGGCAACAAAGGACATGCCTGACACAACGCGTCTCGCAAGGATAGTGAAGAGGTTTGAGGAAGACTTGCTCAGAAAAACGCTTCTTGACAGAGAAACCGTTGACCGAATCAAGGTCACCAACAGAGATGCCAAGAATCTGTACAAGAAGCAGGGAGAGGAAATAAGGATAAGGCACATCCTTGTCGCAAGCCTTCGCCAGGCGGAAGATGTCATCAAGCTCCTCAAGGAAGGAGGGCAGTTCGAGGTTGTTGCGCAAAAGTTTTCCCTGGATCAGAGGAGCGGGGCGAGCGGAGGCGACATGGGGTATTACACCTGGGGCGAGTTTCCTCCTGAACTGGAGAAGGTAGCTTTCGGCCTGGGAAACCTGGAAATCTCAAAGCCGGTGAAGAGTACCGATGGTTATCACATACTAAGGGTGGATGAAAGGAGAAAAAGAGTCCAAAACCCGTTCAAGGAGGAAGAAAAACGTCTGACAGATGCCGTGCGGACGATGAAGGGGAAACGATTGACGGAAGAGTTCTACCTGAAGCTCGAGAAAAAGTATGAGCTTTCATTCAATGAAAAAGCTTTGGAGCTTCTTGCAGGGAAATTCCAAGCATATGGCCGGTCTCACATTCCTACGGAAGGGGAGATTCTCATTACGGATACTGACATAGCCGGCACACTCAAGATTTCGCCCTCGGAACTCTCACTTTCCC belongs to Candidatus Eisenbacteria bacterium and includes:
- a CDS encoding fused MFS/spermidine synthase; amino-acid sequence: MRKNSLEKSALFLFFFSGATSLVYEVVWTRQLVLIFGGTSYAISTVLAAFMCGLALGSYVIGRVADRKINYLLTYGVLEIGIGIWAVLLPFFLSLLGKLYVHSYSGISQSPAFMTSLRFFSTFLVLLVPASLMGGTLPVLIKCFVRKRGELLTKPGLLYAVNTLGAVAGTFTSGYLLIPAFGLRNTTLTAVFLNIAIAICAFVLASSRRPLTAADVGDGKQEVDKHILPSVQDEPARASAAAPPGSESLVRPAGNAKTIWSAQSTEWLVPLAYGISGFGALALEVVWTKLLCGVLGTTVYAFSAMLTTFLFGLALGSWVISAAGRLKEANPIILLGCLQLGVGCLVLATIPVFGILPILFFKLFGFFGPQWSSQTVLRFSISFLIMILPTFFLGGTFPLAARAFCGRLDHLGKRIGVLYAANTVGAVLGSLAAGFLLVPALGKQSSLIFISAVFLLLGSLLLAPRIKLVTRPRQYAGGLAALSVMAILLPLALRPWDKGLMDSGLYVYAPDYKGLSDLKESLASQRLLFFEESPEATVSVWRSEGATFLRINGKTDASTGADEITQKLSAHAPILLHKHPEDVLVIGLGSGMTANSVLHHPVKRVVCAEIIPGLLKSASFFNPPRRNFLGDPRFQLVEDDGRNFLFLSKEKFDCLISEPSNPWIAGIGTLFTHEFFELAKEHLRPDGIMCQWVHIYQMSESDLKDILYTFNLTFPEVMVWMSGRSDLFLIGSGKPLTIDFADLSRGLSTNLVSEDLFRLGLNTPVAFISNFIFGSRALPGYLKGKRTVVTDDHLTLEYSAPKNMYAKTDIGNLSRLFDWAEPVSFYLSTMPEGMTEETFASYLEGRRTAISTLTTPSALDAEGNGGLWRSLALAPNDCLVKGLLSRSLRERGNFLLEEGKIEEALSYFRASIRTGTFYEREAAMSNTGLSFFRLGEADSAAYYWQNILSFHPENSLVRYNLALLYAGAGMEDRAIEEYRQILRFDPWYTDAMNNLAWLLSEKGDSLNVAEELAMKAVRLSRIATNLDTAGWVKLKLGKKEEALKYIKKAAELDPDNAEVHYHLSIVYASLGMKSKALREVEKSLKLTTDPALIEKITEERRRLAF
- a CDS encoding alkaline phosphatase family protein, which gives rise to MSLMRGKRFLCMSGIIFLLVTALISCARYGSRPRVFVLGLDGATWDLLEPWMKEGSLPNIQQLVNDGAYGTLRSIVPPLSAPAWTTAFTGVNPGKHGIFDFSRRLPGSLVSVNETARSRRAKPVWMILSERKKKVGVMNIPLTWPPDEVNGFMISGFPYIEYRGYTYPKELEEKIQPYPLERLGEELVEGWENEKLKDIDNQRDVLGKLVLESMKKEKWDLFWVVFTGSDRVQHFYWKFMDKNHPLHDPAKAKLYGNAIKNYWIAMDSIVGQIVSELPPGTMLMVISDHGFGPIYREINLSRWLQVSGISDWLSHATMGPVIITNGVTKSVLWGAHKEGWKDYEEFKNLYKEKLSSFKDPETGKQFFSGVYKREEVFGGKYVERAADIIVVENDPFFMGPGSEKEKNLVQPILSTSFSAWHRPNGIFIFNGRGIRRGHISEGGNLVDITPTILYFLNEGVPGSMDGKVLTWTVTPDYLKDNPVKTSKEEIEESGSAEEDTLTAEEAEKLKSIPYLK
- a CDS encoding tetratricopeptide repeat protein, with translation MSRRHKVLVVVLLLIAVGVRAVFFYQARSTAAPPGYQEFLYKAKAGEVAGAEGGSPSSLSSFYASYISLLARAIPDPQASQLVSHVLGVGLTLVTYLVGAEFHSSAAGLVAGLFVAASGSELFFEGKSLPFSLLSFLGGVLTLLLLKGRKTGRLAYFLFFGIFSSLAYLLWVNGWPLLLVGLVNVLFAVRAASRKRKAFALVLVVLGVLSLSLPLLVNNYHRYGELAVSSTGSGENFFLGNQKGLDGVPFTVRRMESATIGEQARWSSGLSLKEHRVSLFLYGQALGEIVKEPLSHLWLILKKVFFFLGPYEIPVNESLYFSLGREAPLIHYLLYLSVILMPLFVVGLITQAGKLKKADPVFFAFLSALIINGLFFTSSGERLFGLVSFSVVGSTVLVRAFGRNTLLRTRVFLLAGAVLAGAILFVLPQGIRKTGENPSRDNYLLGASYAMENRLSQAVSHFEKAISLDRTNIEARLGAASLLAHDGALEEAKTQYLRAVEIDSTEAFAYLGLGAIYQLGGDNIRTFTLCSKAVEKSPYLADAHNALGVSLSNLGYYQEAYDEFRKALFLRPGHRGAQDNITVLRRSGFELPEAGKSTSLGEMTAREIVGLAMEDTRKGDFAAARKKLEAAERKEPESLEVAYGFATLALQEGRLDDAISGYTKLLQRARANALVINNLASAYARKGQLKEAIKLWEQLLTMSPTNELARKNIEKAKEELRAREKTP
- a CDS encoding peptidyl-prolyl cis-trans isomerase, yielding MKTYGKIALLLLLVLLSCQATKGKVVATVGDRKILAGDLEEEYLKWAKEGRIEKKDEESVKSLLETMINRDLLFLAATKDMPDTTRLARIVKRFEEDLLRKTLLDRETVDRIKVTNRDAKNLYKKQGEEIRIRHILVASLRQAEDVIKLLKEGGQFEVVAQKFSLDQRSGASGGDMGYYTWGEFPPELEKVAFGLGNLEISKPVKSTDGYHILRVDERRKRVQNPFKEEEKRLTDAVRTMKGKRLTEEFYLKLEKKYELSFNEKALELLAGKFQAYGRSHIPTEGEILITDTDIAGTLKISPSELSLSLAKWKGGETSVTDFLNYVQNFVKGTWPKGGSPIEVETFALKSIRDSMVLAEAYSEGLQRNHDIEEKIRLRREEGLVTRYFYGRISGKSVPSEEEMRNFYKEHLDSYSEPEKINVAYALLDSLGAAKGFADKLRSGENFANVVAEYSTKYPAFQNEPSTGFFGRGESKSKELEDVAFNLSLNEVAGPVPIEKKYLVVKVIEKKEKRPLPWEEAREYVRRDLSTLMDDQALKDHLEGLKKEYGVKVDEGVLKQVVKKVLLGKVENRTI